Proteins co-encoded in one Cupriavidus metallidurans CH34 genomic window:
- a CDS encoding tripartite tricarboxylate transporter substrate-binding protein, producing MPKPVADKLSAEIIRISKTPEWTRAMGELGAIPETMGPADFNRFVRAEVTRWGDAVKAANVKVD from the coding sequence TTGCCCAAACCGGTAGCGGACAAGCTGTCCGCGGAGATCATCCGCATCTCGAAGACCCCGGAGTGGACCAGGGCGATGGGTGAACTGGGCGCGATTCCTGAAACGATGGGGCCTGCCGACTTCAACCGCTTCGTGCGCGCCGAAGTCACGCGCTGGGGCGACGCGGTCAAGGCTGCCAACGTCAAGGTGGATTGA
- a CDS encoding IS30-like element IS1088 family transposase, producing MTKKNYQQLSETERHAIALGLQQKQSLSAIARALGRDKSTISRECNRNAGGKGYASKFAQQRSDNRKRQARPSPKLHRQGPLFPLVCDYLRHKWSPQQIANELQRLHPQDRRLQASHESIYTCIYAQPRGELKKELVSCLRMAHAKRWPRSRGKDRRKETQDLLSIHVRAPEIEDRQLPGHWEGDLIKGKANASAIGTLVERTTRLVVLVKLPHPNPATAAHVLQAFSDKLKTIAQPMRQTLTYDRGSEMAEHRQLSENTGMKVYFCDPYSPWQRGSNENTNGLLRQYFPKGTDLSGYSQEQLDAVADELNGRPRMTLGWRKPIEVYAEHLARLAQQPDLVH from the coding sequence ATGACCAAGAAAAATTACCAGCAGTTGAGTGAGACCGAACGCCATGCGATAGCCCTGGGGCTGCAGCAAAAGCAAAGCCTCAGCGCCATAGCCAGGGCCCTGGGGCGTGACAAGAGCACTATCAGCCGCGAGTGCAATCGCAATGCAGGCGGCAAGGGCTACGCCTCCAAGTTCGCCCAGCAGCGCAGTGACAATCGCAAACGCCAAGCCCGTCCCAGCCCCAAGCTGCACCGCCAAGGGCCCTTGTTCCCGCTGGTTTGCGACTACCTGCGCCACAAGTGGTCGCCCCAGCAAATCGCCAACGAACTCCAGCGTCTTCACCCACAGGATCGCCGCTTGCAAGCCTCACACGAAAGCATCTACACCTGCATCTACGCCCAGCCCCGGGGAGAGCTCAAGAAGGAGCTGGTGTCCTGCCTGCGCATGGCCCACGCCAAACGTTGGCCCCGCTCCAGGGGAAAGGATCGCCGCAAGGAGACGCAAGACTTGCTGAGCATCCATGTGCGAGCACCCGAGATCGAGGATCGCCAGTTGCCCGGCCACTGGGAGGGTGATCTGATCAAAGGCAAGGCTAACGCCAGTGCGATTGGCACGCTGGTCGAGCGCACCACCCGTCTGGTGGTGCTGGTCAAGCTGCCACACCCCAACCCCGCCACAGCGGCGCATGTACTGCAAGCCTTCAGCGACAAGCTCAAGACAATAGCCCAGCCGATGCGCCAGACCCTGACCTACGACCGGGGCAGCGAGATGGCCGAGCACCGCCAGCTCAGCGAGAACACAGGCATGAAGGTGTACTTCTGCGACCCCTACAGTCCCTGGCAAAGGGGGAGCAACGAGAACACCAATGGGCTCTTGCGCCAGTACTTCCCCAAGGGGACTGATCTGAGTGGCTACAGCCAGGAGCAGTTGGACGCTGTGGCCGATGAGCTCAATGGACGGCCCAGGATGACTCTGGGGTGGCGCAAGCCCATCGAGGTCTATGCCGAGCATTTGGCGCGGCTGGCCCAGCAGCCGGATTTAGTGCATTGA
- a CDS encoding Bug family tripartite tricarboxylate transporter substrate binding protein: MNFARTALTTLLLTLAVMHPAAAADYPEKPVKVLVGFPAGQTTDVIARKLAQQLSTSLKQSFYVENKPGVGAGLAAEEVARAKPDGYTLLATSSGPMAVNGWIYKNQRYDSVRDFEPLALIGVFPLVLVVNPNSQFKTVADLVAYARLHPGKVNYASGGNGVTNHLVMEMFKQTAGINLAHVPYKGGVAAMTDVVGGQVEVMFEVVSIAEPLIRGGKLRPLAVASEQRVSTLPNVPTIAESGFPGFRGNPWIGVVAPKNLAASIPKCNTEN; encoded by the coding sequence ATGAACTTCGCGAGAACCGCACTGACGACCTTGCTATTGACGCTTGCCGTCATGCATCCCGCCGCTGCCGCCGACTATCCGGAGAAACCGGTCAAGGTGCTGGTGGGTTTTCCGGCGGGGCAGACCACTGACGTGATTGCCCGCAAGCTGGCGCAGCAACTCTCGACGTCGCTCAAGCAATCGTTCTACGTCGAGAACAAGCCGGGCGTGGGTGCCGGACTCGCTGCGGAAGAAGTCGCTCGCGCGAAGCCGGACGGCTACACGCTGCTGGCAACCTCGAGCGGGCCGATGGCCGTCAACGGCTGGATCTACAAGAACCAGCGCTACGACAGCGTGCGCGACTTCGAGCCGCTGGCACTGATCGGGGTCTTTCCGCTGGTGCTGGTCGTCAATCCGAACTCGCAGTTCAAGACCGTGGCGGATCTGGTCGCCTATGCCAGGCTCCATCCCGGCAAGGTGAACTACGCATCCGGCGGGAACGGCGTCACCAATCATCTGGTGATGGAAATGTTCAAGCAAACAGCAGGCATCAATCTCGCCCACGTCCCTTACAAGGGCGGCGTCGCCGCGATGACCGACGTGGTCGGCGGGCAAGTAGAGGTGATGTTCGAAGTGGTGTCGATTGCGGAGCCGCTGATTCGCGGCGGAAAGCTGAGACCACTTGCCGTGGCCAGCGAACAGCGGGTGTCGACGCTGCCGAACGTGCCCACGATCGCCGAATCAGGCTTTCCGGGCTTCCGTGGCAACCCATGGATCGGCGTCGTGGCGCCGAAGAACTTGGCGGCCTCAATTCCGAAGTGCAACACCGAGAATTGA
- a CDS encoding CaiB/BaiF CoA transferase family protein has translation MQTHADTQTHPPGALAGLRVVDLTQMLAGPFCTQVLADHGADVIKVEAMTGDGTRITGPFCDDDTLREFGGYFQSVNRNKRSIAVDLKSSTGREILRKLIDSADVVVENFRAGVMERLGLSYETLRETNPRLVYGTVRGFGDPRSGESPYAQWPAYDVVSQAMGGMMGITGPDRDTATKIGPGVGDTIPALMLCIGILSAVHRARGTGHGQFVDVAMTDAVLAMCERIVYQTSYTGVVPAPEGNRHPLLCPFGLFRSRDGQVSIACATDAFWEKLAIAIGRPDMATDEAFATNAARVQHQQQVIDAIEAFTTVRTKEEIAAVLGGKVPFGPVYTAAEIFADPHYAVREMLVEVEQPGSARPVKIAGVPIKLSDTPGAVRRRAPLLGEHTEEILLATGYTERDIKGLRETKAVR, from the coding sequence ATGCAAACCCACGCAGACACCCAGACCCATCCCCCCGGCGCCCTTGCCGGCCTGCGCGTGGTCGACCTCACGCAGATGCTCGCCGGACCGTTCTGCACCCAGGTGCTGGCCGATCACGGCGCGGACGTGATCAAGGTGGAAGCGATGACCGGTGATGGCACCCGCATCACCGGCCCCTTCTGTGACGACGACACGCTGCGCGAATTCGGCGGCTACTTCCAGAGCGTCAATCGCAACAAGCGGTCGATCGCGGTGGACCTCAAGAGCAGCACTGGGCGCGAGATCCTGCGCAAGCTGATAGACAGCGCCGACGTCGTGGTCGAGAACTTTCGCGCCGGCGTCATGGAGCGCCTTGGCCTGTCCTACGAAACCCTGCGCGAAACCAATCCGCGTCTGGTCTATGGCACGGTACGCGGCTTCGGCGACCCACGCAGCGGCGAAAGCCCCTACGCGCAGTGGCCTGCCTACGACGTCGTGTCGCAGGCGATGGGCGGCATGATGGGCATCACCGGCCCCGACCGGGACACTGCTACGAAGATCGGCCCGGGCGTCGGCGATACGATACCTGCGCTGATGCTCTGCATTGGCATTCTCTCCGCCGTGCACCGCGCGCGCGGCACCGGGCACGGTCAGTTCGTCGATGTGGCCATGACCGATGCGGTACTGGCCATGTGCGAGCGCATCGTCTACCAGACGTCCTACACCGGCGTGGTACCAGCGCCCGAAGGCAACCGCCACCCGTTGCTCTGCCCCTTCGGCCTGTTCCGCTCGCGCGACGGCCAGGTCTCGATTGCCTGCGCCACCGATGCATTCTGGGAAAAGCTGGCCATCGCCATCGGCCGCCCGGACATGGCCACCGACGAGGCGTTCGCCACCAATGCAGCCCGCGTGCAGCACCAGCAGCAGGTCATCGACGCGATCGAAGCATTCACCACCGTGCGCACAAAGGAAGAGATCGCTGCCGTTCTCGGCGGCAAGGTGCCGTTCGGCCCGGTCTACACCGCCGCGGAGATCTTTGCTGACCCGCACTACGCGGTGCGCGAGATGCTGGTCGAAGTCGAACAGCCCGGCTCGGCCAGACCGGTGAAGATCGCCGGCGTGCCCATCAAGCTGAGCGACACCCCTGGCGCGGTACGTCGGCGCGCGCCGCTGCTGGGCGAGCACACCGAGGAAATCCTGCTGGCCACCGGCTACACCGAACGGGACATCAAGGGCCTGCGGGAGACAAAAGCCGTTCGCTAG
- a CDS encoding MmgE/PrpD family protein: protein MLAHPSNLVLTHNPTVAVLPAALAVAEQQQASGKDLLEAFLTGVEVTCRVGGWLGRPHYNAGFHQTATSGAFGAAAAAARLLDLDAERAAHALGLAATRASGLKCQFGTMAKPFHAGMAASTGVESATLAALGFVARPDAIECAGGFATTHGAGQGCLDNSFDGLPEAFRFVDVQYKFHACCHGTHPALEALHGLREQHRLTGGDIEHVTLAIAPQWLPVCCIAQPTTGLEAKFSLALTGAMVLAGVDTASLASFSDACCQDPALTNLARRIEIHPDPAITDTACHATVLTRSGATLSRHVDLSTPVSYDTKATKLKAKAGALLGQTRAEALWTFVAALDTQPAAVLYPRLHDWFADAAA from the coding sequence GTGCTCGCGCATCCATCGAATCTCGTGCTCACGCACAATCCCACCGTTGCCGTGCTGCCCGCCGCATTGGCCGTGGCCGAACAGCAGCAGGCCAGCGGCAAGGATCTGCTGGAAGCGTTCCTGACCGGGGTGGAAGTCACCTGCCGCGTCGGCGGCTGGCTGGGACGCCCGCACTACAACGCCGGGTTCCACCAGACCGCCACGTCGGGCGCTTTCGGCGCCGCCGCAGCCGCCGCGCGGCTGCTGGATCTCGATGCGGAACGCGCGGCCCACGCGCTAGGTCTCGCGGCCACGCGCGCGTCGGGACTGAAGTGCCAGTTTGGCACGATGGCCAAGCCGTTCCATGCAGGCATGGCGGCGTCCACGGGCGTGGAGTCAGCCACCCTCGCAGCCCTGGGATTCGTCGCCCGCCCTGACGCCATTGAATGCGCCGGCGGTTTCGCCACCACACATGGCGCCGGACAGGGCTGCCTCGACAATTCGTTTGACGGGCTACCCGAAGCCTTCCGCTTCGTCGACGTCCAGTACAAGTTCCATGCGTGCTGCCACGGCACGCATCCTGCGCTGGAGGCATTGCACGGCCTGCGCGAACAGCATCGTCTGACGGGCGGCGACATCGAGCACGTCACGCTGGCCATCGCGCCTCAATGGCTGCCGGTCTGCTGCATCGCGCAACCCACAACCGGCCTGGAGGCCAAGTTCAGCCTCGCGCTGACCGGGGCAATGGTACTGGCCGGTGTGGACACGGCATCGCTGGCGTCGTTTTCCGATGCCTGCTGCCAGGACCCCGCATTGACCAACCTCGCGCGACGCATCGAGATCCACCCCGACCCGGCGATTACCGACACCGCCTGTCATGCGACGGTGCTGACCCGGAGCGGCGCGACACTGTCCCGCCACGTCGATCTCAGCACCCCGGTGTCCTACGACACCAAGGCCACCAAGCTCAAGGCCAAGGCCGGCGCCCTGCTGGGCCAGACCCGTGCCGAAGCACTCTGGACCTTCGTCGCCGCGCTGGACACGCAGCCAGCCGCCGTTCTCTACCCGCGCCTGCATGACTGGTTCGCCGATGCCGCCGCCTGA
- a CDS encoding ExeA family protein — protein MNQPNLLALYGLKFNPFAQDIPVEAVFVPPKLDHFCWRIENGMAREGGFAMVHGDPGCGKSVTLRLLHQRLMRVPDLMVGSIAHPQSNLADFYRELSDIFTVPLKPHNRWGGFKALRERWLTHMEASRRRCVLLIDEAQEMAVPALSELRLLAQARFDSQLLLCVVLAGDARLPEKFSREDLIPLGSRIRCRLALESASIDELQACLDHLLAAAGNATLMTMPLRQTLCEHAAGNYRILMNLAGELLAQAAQRELPQIDEKLYLETYSATLNRRARR, from the coding sequence ATGAATCAACCCAACCTGCTGGCCTTGTACGGTCTGAAGTTCAACCCCTTCGCCCAGGACATCCCCGTCGAGGCCGTGTTCGTGCCACCCAAGCTCGATCACTTCTGCTGGCGCATTGAGAACGGTATGGCCCGCGAAGGCGGCTTCGCCATGGTGCATGGCGACCCCGGTTGCGGCAAGAGCGTCACGCTGCGCCTGCTCCATCAGCGCCTCATGCGCGTCCCCGATCTGATGGTCGGCTCGATCGCTCACCCACAGAGCAATCTGGCGGACTTCTATCGCGAGCTCAGCGACATCTTTACCGTACCGCTCAAGCCCCACAATCGCTGGGGCGGCTTCAAGGCGCTGCGCGAGCGCTGGCTCACCCACATGGAGGCCAGCCGCCGCCGCTGCGTGCTGCTCATCGATGAAGCCCAGGAGATGGCGGTGCCAGCCCTCTCGGAACTGCGCCTGCTCGCACAGGCACGCTTCGACTCGCAATTGCTGCTGTGCGTGGTGCTTGCCGGCGACGCTCGCCTGCCGGAGAAGTTCAGCCGCGAGGACCTGATCCCGCTGGGCAGCCGCATCCGCTGCCGTCTGGCGCTGGAGAGTGCGAGCATCGACGAGCTGCAGGCCTGCCTGGACCACTTGCTGGCCGCCGCCGGCAACGCCACCCTGATGACCATGCCATTGCGCCAGACCCTGTGTGAGCACGCCGCCGGCAATTACCGCATCCTGATGAACCTGGCGGGCGAGCTTCTGGCCCAGGCCGCGCAGCGGGAGCTACCGCAGATCGACGAGAAGCTCTATCTGGAAACCTACAGCGCAACCCTGAACCGCCGCGCCAGGCGGTGA
- a CDS encoding IS481 family transposase: MSLSIDHRNRWARLRFSVIGPLLASPPAKGELQQAFQALAAKVWRHPITGADVQFGASSIERWYYRARHVQDPVDQLKNRLRDDCGHFVSLSPAIIEALVEQYRQHPGWTMQLHYDNLRVATKDGPDTLPSYTTVCRYLKAQGLVRKPTPRSSTDGAIAAAARREAREVRSYEVDHVAALWHLDFHHGSRKVLTPDGQWHKPLLLCIMDDHSRLVCHLQWFLDETTASLVHGVSQAIMKRGLPRAIMTDNGAAMMADEFVEGLASLGILHQTTLPYSPYQNAKQERFWGQLESRLMAMLEGESHLTLEQLNLATQAWVEQEYHHKEHAELEATPLQRYLSCADVSRPSPEALALRRAFRIRQHRRQRRTDGTFTLDGVRFEIPGAYRHLEQVCLSYARWDLSQVDLIDARIGAILAAVFPLDKSANADARRAHLTAKGASPANEEPAQAGTAPLLRQLLAEHAATGLPPAYLPPAPTKL, translated from the coding sequence ATGTCACTATCGATTGATCATCGCAACCGATGGGCGCGCTTGCGCTTCTCGGTCATTGGCCCTTTGCTGGCTTCGCCGCCTGCCAAAGGAGAATTGCAGCAAGCGTTCCAGGCACTGGCCGCCAAGGTCTGGCGGCACCCCATCACCGGCGCCGACGTTCAGTTCGGCGCGTCTTCCATCGAACGCTGGTATTACCGGGCCCGTCACGTCCAGGATCCGGTCGATCAACTCAAGAACCGACTGCGCGACGATTGCGGCCACTTCGTCAGTCTGAGCCCAGCCATCATCGAAGCGCTGGTCGAGCAGTACCGTCAGCACCCCGGCTGGACCATGCAGTTGCATTACGACAACCTGCGCGTCGCGACCAAGGATGGCCCGGACACGCTGCCGTCCTACACCACGGTGTGCCGGTATCTGAAGGCGCAGGGTCTGGTGCGCAAGCCAACCCCGCGCTCGAGCACGGATGGGGCCATCGCTGCTGCGGCTCGCCGCGAGGCACGCGAGGTGCGTAGCTACGAGGTCGACCACGTGGCCGCGCTCTGGCACCTGGACTTCCACCATGGTTCGCGCAAGGTGCTCACCCCCGATGGGCAGTGGCACAAGCCGCTGCTGCTCTGCATTATGGACGACCATTCGCGGCTGGTCTGCCACCTGCAGTGGTTCCTCGACGAGACCACTGCCTCGCTGGTGCACGGCGTCTCGCAGGCGATCATGAAGCGAGGGCTGCCGCGGGCCATCATGACCGATAACGGCGCAGCCATGATGGCCGACGAGTTCGTCGAGGGGCTGGCCAGTCTGGGCATCCTGCACCAGACTACCTTGCCCTACAGCCCATACCAGAATGCCAAGCAGGAACGCTTCTGGGGACAGCTCGAGTCCCGGCTGATGGCCATGCTCGAAGGTGAGTCGCACCTCACCCTGGAGCAATTGAACCTCGCCACGCAGGCCTGGGTCGAGCAGGAATACCACCACAAGGAACACGCCGAACTCGAGGCGACGCCTCTGCAGCGCTACCTGTCCTGTGCCGACGTCTCGCGCCCCAGTCCCGAGGCGCTGGCCTTGCGCCGGGCCTTCCGTATCCGCCAGCATCGCCGCCAGCGCAGAACCGACGGCACCTTCACGTTGGACGGCGTGCGCTTCGAGATCCCCGGCGCTTACCGCCACCTCGAGCAAGTCTGCCTGAGCTACGCGCGCTGGGATCTCTCCCAAGTCGACCTGATCGATGCGCGCATCGGCGCGATCCTGGCCGCCGTGTTCCCGCTGGACAAGTCTGCCAATGCCGACGCACGGCGCGCGCATCTCACGGCCAAGGGTGCCTCGCCTGCTAACGAGGAACCCGCGCAGGCTGGCACTGCGCCGCTGCTGCGTCAGTTGCTCGCCGAACACGCCGCCACCGGCCTGCCGCCGGCCTATCTCCCACCCGCACCCACCAAGCTATGA
- a CDS encoding transposase, whose amino-acid sequence MKETSAVCHALLQTPAFFALLRRIDEDLMKVARDRGCCHCGSVLHSANYPRKPRGCPPAAHPDCNTRLSLCCAGCRKRMTPDSVRFLGRRVWLAIVLVLRSSRATGACLDGLPAISWATLKRWRQWWTETFPKTPVGRWLRGLIPPTPEPFIYPDCLLQSVEHDSEDERLAAVLLLLLGPA is encoded by the coding sequence ATGAAGGAGACCTCAGCAGTGTGCCATGCCTTGCTACAAACGCCAGCGTTTTTTGCCCTGTTGCGCCGGATCGACGAAGACTTGATGAAGGTGGCGCGAGACAGGGGCTGCTGCCATTGCGGCTCTGTGCTGCACAGTGCCAACTATCCGCGTAAGCCGCGCGGATGCCCACCGGCAGCACACCCGGACTGCAATACGCGCCTGAGCCTGTGCTGTGCCGGATGCCGCAAACGCATGACGCCCGATTCGGTGCGCTTTCTCGGCCGGCGTGTCTGGCTGGCCATTGTCCTGGTACTGCGATCGAGCCGTGCCACTGGCGCCTGCCTGGACGGCCTGCCGGCGATCAGTTGGGCCACGCTCAAGCGCTGGCGTCAGTGGTGGACCGAGACCTTCCCCAAGACCCCCGTCGGTCGGTGGCTGCGTGGCCTCATCCCGCCAACGCCCGAGCCGTTCATCTATCCCGACTGCCTGCTGCAATCGGTCGAGCACGACAGCGAAGACGAGCGTCTGGCCGCGGTGTTGCTTCTGCTGCTGGGCCCGGCCTGA
- a CDS encoding MmgE/PrpD family protein, whose translation MTSNMPATGITARAASIAVDRALRFPAAALDVARLSVYDCLAVAIAGAGEPVSVAVRELVSREGGTAQASAIGLAARIPARAAAMLNGTAAHALDYDDTHFDFVGHPCA comes from the coding sequence ATGACTTCGAACATGCCTGCCACCGGCATTACCGCCCGCGCCGCCAGCATCGCGGTTGACCGAGCCCTGCGCTTTCCGGCCGCCGCGCTCGACGTGGCGCGGTTGTCCGTCTACGACTGCCTGGCTGTAGCGATCGCGGGGGCCGGCGAACCGGTCAGCGTGGCTGTGCGCGAGCTGGTCAGCCGCGAAGGCGGCACCGCGCAAGCGAGCGCAATCGGCCTGGCGGCGCGCATTCCCGCCCGCGCGGCCGCGATGCTGAACGGCACGGCCGCGCACGCGCTCGACTACGACGATACGCACTTCGACTTCGTCGGCCATCCCTGTGCATAA
- a CDS encoding acyl-CoA dehydrogenase family protein, with protein sequence MQKLTEERRMIQEAARQFTMERVLPIANRLDPEKGQIPRDLIDEMAELGYFGILIPEEYGGLGLGAYEYCLVAEQLSRGWMSVGSLIARGNGLIGALKGLAPEKKAEYLPRMARGEFLGAFSLSEPNAGSDVANISCRAVRDGDDWLITGNKYWCTFADQSDFILVICRTDPVIDPKARHKGLSAFLVEKPRGELPEGVKGSVIPKIGYHGWTTWELAFDNCRVPHSSMVGEEGKAFYLTTAGLETARAHTAARSIGLAQGSLEDSIQYAKDRAQFGAPIGNFQAIRFKLADMATQIEASRALLYTVCEKIDEGVRADTEASMVKLFASEMCERVTSEGLQIHGGAGYTTHFAAERYWRDARLTKIFEGTSEIQMRIISDAMLGKVAA encoded by the coding sequence ATGCAAAAACTGACCGAAGAGCGGCGCATGATTCAGGAGGCAGCGCGCCAGTTCACGATGGAGCGCGTGCTGCCGATCGCCAACAGGCTGGACCCTGAAAAAGGCCAGATCCCGCGCGACCTGATCGACGAAATGGCCGAGCTTGGCTACTTCGGCATCCTGATCCCCGAGGAGTACGGTGGCCTTGGGCTGGGCGCCTACGAGTACTGCCTCGTGGCCGAGCAGCTTTCGCGTGGCTGGATGAGCGTGGGCAGCCTGATTGCCCGCGGCAATGGCCTGATCGGCGCGCTGAAGGGCCTGGCGCCCGAGAAGAAGGCCGAGTACCTGCCGCGCATGGCGCGTGGCGAATTCCTGGGTGCGTTCTCGCTGTCCGAGCCGAATGCCGGATCGGACGTGGCCAACATCTCCTGCCGCGCCGTGCGCGATGGCGACGACTGGCTCATCACCGGCAACAAGTACTGGTGCACGTTCGCCGACCAGTCCGACTTCATCCTGGTGATCTGCCGCACCGATCCTGTGATCGACCCGAAGGCGCGCCACAAGGGCTTATCCGCATTCCTGGTGGAAAAGCCGCGCGGCGAGCTGCCCGAAGGCGTGAAAGGCAGCGTCATCCCGAAAATCGGCTACCACGGCTGGACCACCTGGGAACTGGCGTTCGACAACTGCCGCGTGCCGCACTCGAGCATGGTGGGCGAGGAAGGCAAAGCGTTCTACTTGACCACCGCCGGACTGGAAACGGCGCGCGCCCACACGGCGGCCCGCTCGATCGGGCTAGCCCAGGGCAGCCTCGAGGATTCGATCCAGTACGCGAAGGACCGCGCCCAGTTCGGCGCCCCGATCGGCAACTTCCAGGCCATCCGCTTCAAGCTGGCCGACATGGCGACGCAGATCGAAGCATCCCGCGCCCTGCTCTACACCGTGTGCGAAAAGATCGACGAAGGCGTGCGCGCCGACACCGAGGCGTCGATGGTCAAGCTGTTCGCCAGCGAGATGTGCGAGCGCGTGACCAGCGAAGGGCTGCAGATCCATGGCGGCGCCGGCTACACCACGCACTTCGCGGCCGAGCGCTACTGGCGCGATGCGCGTCTGACCAAGATTTTCGAAGGCACCTCCGAGATCCAGATGCGCATCATCTCCGATGCCATGCTGGGCAAGGTTGCAGCCTGA
- a CDS encoding MaoC family dehydratase, giving the protein MEKCRSGNYFEDFRVGMKIRHATPRTLTEGDRSLYIGLTGSRAALCTAETNARDLGMERRPLEDLLVFNTAFGKTVPDISLNAVANLGYAEVRFLAHVYPGDTLAVESEVIGLKENTSGKSGVVYVRSMARNQHGREVLSWVRWVMVHKRDHGAACAEAVVPATQAVVPSAWMRRDDYTARVREITAMTGFADLWDDYAVGERIEHPGAMTINDSDHSIATRLYQNTARAHFDGHAMAAGGGRRLVYGGHIISVCRALSYDGLENALSILAINGGSHVNPTYAGDTIACATQVIEKLDLGQGHLGGLRLRMIGVKNVSAASIAFPAPGESRTAHPSSVVLDLDYTIAIPRR; this is encoded by the coding sequence ATGGAGAAGTGCCGCAGCGGTAACTATTTCGAGGACTTCCGGGTCGGCATGAAGATCAGGCATGCCACGCCGCGCACGCTGACCGAAGGCGACCGGAGTCTGTACATCGGCCTGACCGGCAGTCGGGCGGCGCTGTGCACGGCCGAGACCAACGCACGCGATCTGGGGATGGAGCGACGGCCGCTGGAAGACCTGCTGGTGTTCAACACGGCGTTCGGCAAGACCGTGCCGGATATCTCGCTCAATGCGGTGGCCAACCTGGGCTATGCGGAAGTGCGCTTTCTCGCCCACGTGTATCCGGGTGACACGCTGGCGGTGGAATCCGAGGTTATCGGCCTGAAGGAGAACACCAGCGGGAAGAGCGGCGTGGTCTACGTGCGATCCATGGCGCGTAACCAGCACGGCCGCGAGGTGCTGAGCTGGGTGCGCTGGGTGATGGTGCACAAGCGGGACCACGGTGCGGCGTGCGCAGAAGCGGTGGTGCCAGCCACGCAGGCTGTGGTGCCGAGTGCATGGATGCGTCGCGACGACTACACCGCGCGCGTTCGCGAGATCACGGCGATGACCGGCTTTGCGGACCTGTGGGACGACTACGCAGTGGGCGAGCGCATCGAGCACCCGGGCGCGATGACGATCAACGACAGCGACCACAGCATCGCCACGCGCCTGTACCAGAACACGGCCCGCGCGCACTTCGACGGTCATGCCATGGCGGCCGGCGGTGGACGGCGGTTGGTCTATGGTGGCCACATCATTTCGGTATGCCGCGCGCTGTCGTACGACGGACTGGAGAACGCGCTGTCGATTCTCGCCATCAACGGCGGCAGCCACGTGAATCCGACCTATGCTGGCGACACCATTGCCTGCGCGACGCAGGTGATCGAGAAGCTCGACCTGGGGCAGGGCCATCTCGGCGGGCTGCGGCTGCGCATGATCGGCGTGAAGAACGTCAGCGCGGCATCCATCGCGTTCCCCGCGCCCGGCGAGAGCCGGACCGCGCATCCATCCAGCGTGGTGCTGGACCTGGACTACACCATCGCCATCCCAAGGCGGTAA